The Verrucomicrobiaceae bacterium DNA window TCTCCGAAGCGGACCTCGCCCAGCATGTCAAAATCCTTAGCGATGCAGGCCTACTCAAAGCGGATAAATCTGGCAAGCAGGCCAAAATCAAGCACAAGCACGCCGCTCTTCTCGAAAAGCTATTCACCCACTTCAAAATGAGCGCGAAGAAGAACGCCCAACTTCGTGCGGACCAAAAAAGCTGCGGCACCTCCACGATAAGAAAAACCAAGGCAGGTGTGGAAAGCTGGCAAAAAGCGGTGAAGAAAGCCCCTCAGACAAGAAAGCCGCCAAGAAAAGTAACTTCTTAAAGGACTCAATTGATCAATCAGCCCAAGCCCCAATGGGATCGAGCAGCCTGGGGTGGAATCGCCGCATAGTCGTGACGGAAACGTTTCCCGGCAAATCTTGGGCTCCTCCAAAGTGATGGCACTTTATGTGGTGGTTCGCCACTTCCACATGAAGACCAAGCTTCGCATCAAGACACTCATCATGTCCGACATCCATCTCGGCATGGCGGATTCAAAAGCTCTACAGGCAGCCCACATGCTACGGCACTGTATCTGTGACCAAATCATCCTCAATGGCGACATCATCGATGCATGGGCCTTAAAAACCTCCGGCAAATGGCGTTCGGATCACACGCACTTCATCCGCACGCTACTCAAGAAAATGGAGAAAGAAGGAACTGATGTCATTTATGTGCGTGGAAATCATGATGACATCCTGATAGCTTTACCCTTTAAAATGGCGGGACTAAGCATCGTTGATGAGCATATTCACGACTCACCAATGTGACGCTACCTCGTGGTACATGGAGACGGCTTTGACCATGTGACCACCAATCATGCCTGGCTCGCAAAGATCCGCCCCATCGGCTACGACGTACTACTCCGCCTCAATCGGCATTATAGCCGCTGGCGGCGCTGGCGCGGAAAAGAAGCATTTTCACTTAGCCGCTGGGTCAAGTCGCGGGTGAAGCAAGCCGTCGGCTTTGTCGGTCGCTATGAAGAGCAGCTACAAAACTTGGCCCGTTGGAAAAGATGCAATGGCATCATCTGTGGCCACATCCACACACCTGCGAATAAGCAGATCGGAGACATCCATTACCTGAATTCGGGCGACTGGGTCGAAAGTATGACCGCCATCATCGAGCACGACGACCATCGCTTTGAAGTGCTCGGCTATCATGACTTTTGCCTTCTGACTGGCCGACAAGCCAAAGGTTGCGAGCCCAGCTACTCCCTGCCAAAGCCCCTCCTCGCCCAGCGCTCCTCCTCCCAGCCCCAGAGCTACTCGCAGCCTGATTGGCTCCACAATAACCCAAGCACTATATACACCCGGAGAGGTCAATGAGGAGAATTGTTTCCCTGCTTTGATCCTGTGCAATCAGATGGCTCTTCTAATCGGGTAATCGAGTGATACCGATGGGTAAATAGAATCTAGCGTATGTTGTCGTAGCCAAACATTCAGCGAACTCAATTTCACGCCAAGATGGACGGCAATATCCTTGCGGTTAGCACCTTCGCGCATCATGCGACGAGCCTTTTCCACAAAGGCCGTTTTTCTAAAGTGGTATAAATGGCAGGGCGTGGCATAACAGGTAAAGATTGAGTTGAGCTAAGTACCTCAGCGACGGCGACGAAGAAACAATCCGCACAATCCGGCAAAAGCGAACAATGCTCGAGAAGGCTCTGGCGCGGCATATACGCCGATACCGGAACCG harbors:
- a CDS encoding winged helix-turn-helix transcriptional regulator, producing the protein MQALITFSNALSDLNRLRILSLLRDHKADFVSLRETISISEADLAQHVKILSDAGLLKADKSGKQAKIKHKHAALLEKLFTHFKMSAKKNAQLRADQKSCGTSTIRKTKAGVESWQKAVKKAPQTRKPPRKVTS